AACGAATTTGGTCGTCCAAACCTACTTGGTTACTTCCGTACTTACGAAGAAAAAGTTACCTCTCATGCTGGTGAAGAAGTTCGTGGTTACCATAAACCAATTATGATTGCGGGTGGTCTAGGTAATATTCGTGACCAACACGTACAGAAAAAAGAGATCCCAGTAGGCGCAAAACTGATCGTTCTTGGTGGTCCGGCGATGAACATCGGTCTTGGCGGTGGTGCGGCATCATCAATGGCATCAGGTCAATCTGCAGAAGATTTGGATTTCGCTTCAGTGCAGCGTGAAAACCCAGAGATGGAACGCCGTTGTCAGGAAGTTATTGACCGCTGTTGGCAACTTGGTGAGCAAAACCCAATCGCCTTTATTCACGATGTTGGCGCGGGTGGTATCTCTAACGCGCTTCCTGAATTGGTTGATGATGGTGAGCGTGGTGGTAAGTTCCAATTGCGTGATGTGCCTAATGATGAGCCGGGAATGAGCCCGCTTGAAATTTGGTGTAACGAGTCGCAAGAGCGCTACGTAATGGCGGTTGCCGCAGAAAATATGGATGTATTTGATGCGATTTGTAAGCGCGAGCGTGCACCGTATGCCGTCGTCGGTGAAGCAACGGAAGAGCGTCACCTAACTCTAGAAGATTCGCACTTCGACAATACGCCAATTGATATGCCAATGGATATCTTGCTTGGCAAACCACCAAAAATGCATCGTGATGCGACGACATTGAAAGTGGAAAGTCCAGCAATCACGCGTGATGGAATTGAAATTAACGATGCGGTTGAGCGTGTGCTTCGTCTACCGACCGTCGCGGAAAAAACCTTCCTTATCACTATCGGTGACCGTTCAGTTACCGGACTGGTTGCACGTGATCAAATGGTTGGTCCATGGCAGGTACCTGTGGCGAACTGTGCTGTAACCGCAGCAAGCTATGATTCTTACCACGGCGAAGCGATGTCGATGGGTGAGCGCACTCCAGTTGCTCTGCTTGATTTCGGTGCTTCAGCTCGCCTTGCGGTTGGTGAGTCACTCACTAATATTGCGGCAACGGATATTGGCGACATCAAACACATCAAACTGTCGGCAAACTGGATGTCTCCTGCGGGTCACCCTGGTGAGGATGCGGGTCTCTACGAAGCGGTAAAAGCCGTGGGTGAAGAGCTATGTCCGGCATTGGGTCTGACTATCCCTGTGGGTAAAGATTCAATGTCGATGAAGACTAAATGGGAAGACAATGGTGAAAGCAAAGAGGTGACGTCACCGCTTTCGTTGATTATCACGGCATTTGGTCGCGTAGAAGATGTACGCAAAACGGTTACGCCTCAGCTTCGTACCGATAAAGGCGACAGCTCTCTGCTGCTGATTGATCTTGGTAATGGTAAAAACCGCCTTGGTGCAACGGCACTGGCACAGGTTTACAAGCAGTTGGGCGATAAGCCAGCTGACGTGGATAATGCAGAGCAGCTAAAAGGCTTCTTTGATGCGATGCAAAGCCTAGTGCGCAACGACAAACTGGTTGCTTACCACGATAAAGGTGACGGTGGTCTATTTGTGACACTGGCAGAAATGGCATTTGCAGGACACTGTGGCGTTAAAGCGAATATCGAAGCGCTAGGTGAAGATACGCTGGCGGCCCTGTTTAACGAAGAGCTAGGCGCCGTGGTTCAGGTGCAAAATGAGGAACTTGATTCGGTACTCTCTACACTAGCCGCACATGGATTAGAAACGTGTTCGCATGTGATTGGTTCGGTGGAAGCATCTGATACGATTAGCATTACATCAGGTGATAAGGTGATCGTGCAGCGTTCACGTACTGACCTTCGCACTATTTGGGCGGAAACTACGCATAAGATGCAAGCCCTTCGCGATAACCCAGTTTGTGCTGATCAGGAATTTGCGGCGAAAAAAGACAACTCAGATCCTGGTCTGAATGTTGCGCTTAGCTTTGACGTAAACGAAGATGTGGCTGCGCCATATATCGCTAAAGGTGCCAAGCCGAAAATGGCTATTTTACGTGAGCAAGGCGTTAACTCTCATGTGGAAATGGCAGCGGCATTTGACCGTGCAGGTTTTGAAGCAACAGATGTTCACATGAGTGATATCTTGACCGGTAAAACCGTACTTGATGAGTACAATGGCTTGGTGGCATGTGGTGGTTTCTCTTACGGTGACGTACTGGGTGCAGGTGAAGGTTGGGCGAAGTCTATCCTATTTAACCCATCGGCTCGTGAGCAGTTTGAAGCATTCTTCAATCGCCAAGATACCTTCTCATTGGGTATTTGTAATGGCTGTCAGATGCTCTCTAACCTTAAGGAA
This is a stretch of genomic DNA from Vibrio panuliri. It encodes these proteins:
- the purL gene encoding phosphoribosylformylglycinamidine synthase; amino-acid sequence: MRILRGSPALSEFRVNKLLELCREQQLPVSDIYAEFMHFANLSADLDASELDKLEKLLTYGPTIEEHEPQGLLLLVTPRPGTISPWSSKSTDIARNCGLEKVKRLERGTAYYIESSVELSAEQVNAVKALIHDRMMEAVFTELDAADALFKVSEPKPVAHVDILAGGRLALEEANVSLGLALAEDEIDYLVENFTKLGRNPNDIELMMFAQANSEHCRHKIFNADWTIDGVEQEKSLFKMIKNTYETTPEHVLSAYKDNAAVMVGSKVGRFFPDPQTRQYNYHQEDAHILMKVETHNHPTAISPWPGASTGSGGEIRDEGATGIGGKPKAGLVGFTTSNLRIPGFEQPWETDFGKPGRIVNALDIMLEGPLGGAAFNNEFGRPNLLGYFRTYEEKVTSHAGEEVRGYHKPIMIAGGLGNIRDQHVQKKEIPVGAKLIVLGGPAMNIGLGGGAASSMASGQSAEDLDFASVQRENPEMERRCQEVIDRCWQLGEQNPIAFIHDVGAGGISNALPELVDDGERGGKFQLRDVPNDEPGMSPLEIWCNESQERYVMAVAAENMDVFDAICKRERAPYAVVGEATEERHLTLEDSHFDNTPIDMPMDILLGKPPKMHRDATTLKVESPAITRDGIEINDAVERVLRLPTVAEKTFLITIGDRSVTGLVARDQMVGPWQVPVANCAVTAASYDSYHGEAMSMGERTPVALLDFGASARLAVGESLTNIAATDIGDIKHIKLSANWMSPAGHPGEDAGLYEAVKAVGEELCPALGLTIPVGKDSMSMKTKWEDNGESKEVTSPLSLIITAFGRVEDVRKTVTPQLRTDKGDSSLLLIDLGNGKNRLGATALAQVYKQLGDKPADVDNAEQLKGFFDAMQSLVRNDKLVAYHDKGDGGLFVTLAEMAFAGHCGVKANIEALGEDTLAALFNEELGAVVQVQNEELDSVLSTLAAHGLETCSHVIGSVEASDTISITSGDKVIVQRSRTDLRTIWAETTHKMQALRDNPVCADQEFAAKKDNSDPGLNVALSFDVNEDVAAPYIAKGAKPKMAILREQGVNSHVEMAAAFDRAGFEATDVHMSDILTGKTVLDEYNGLVACGGFSYGDVLGAGEGWAKSILFNPSAREQFEAFFNRQDTFSLGICNGCQMLSNLKELIPGAELWPRFVRNESERFEARFSLVEVQKSDSVFFDGMAGSRMPIAVSHGEGRVEVRDTQHLAALEASGTVAVRYVDNFGNPTQQYPNNPNGSPNAITGLTTQDGRVTIMMPHPERVFRTVANSWHPDNWGENGAWMRMFQNARKNLG